The nucleotide sequence TCCTCTATGCGCTATCCCAAATCCATCAACTTCAGGAATGTAGAAAGCAACTGCTTCAAAACAACCACAAGATGTACATGGTTTTTCTAATCCACTATGTAAAGTTACTTCTTCAACTGTTCCTTGCGACCTTTCTCTAACGACATCATTTACTCCTGAGTAAATCCCTAATTTTTCATCTAAACATTCCCCTTTAGGTATTTCAAATATGGGCCCATTAGGGTCTATCTTAGCAGCTGCTCTCGCATCTAAATAATTAATTCCTCCACACAACGCTGGTCTATCTGGTGTTATAACACATACATGAGTTGGGGCGAAACTTTGACACATTATACAACCATAGAATACATCAACATCTTCTTCATGTAATGCCCTTGTTCTTTCATCCCTATTGTTATAGATTTCTCTTGCTTTCTCCAACTCTTCTTTAACTTTATCTGGGTCTGTAATTAATATAACATCACACTTTTCGATAAATGGAAACTCTGCCTTAAACAATCTTTGAACGACTTTACCAACATGCTCTAATCTTAGCCCTTTACCAAACGAATTCTTGTTTATCCTAATCCATACTTGGTCTCTCTGGTTTAAGTGCATAACTCCTTCTATGTAATTAAAGAACTCGTGAATTCTTCTCTCTAAAACCCCTTCTAAATCTTCTTCTAAGTTATCACCACTAACTTGAACGATTATAGCGAATGGGTTTCTACTACCTTCTTCCATCTCATCGATATCTTTTCCGATAATTTCAACTTTATCCTCTGCTTTATCGACTACTTTAACTAACTCAAAACCATAACTCTTAGGCCCTGCTAACTCAACATACATGTCAGGACCTCTAACTCTCTCTCCTTCATTCATCGGTCCTACTGAGACAGGGATATCATCAAACATGTCCTCTCACCTTAAGTGTTTTATTTATAGCTTCTCTTTAGCTTCTTCTCTTAGGATTTTCAATATCTTTTTTCTTTTCTCTTCTTTCATCATATCAAGTGTTTCTTCTGATACTAACAATAAGGCATTATCTTTACATGCTTCAATACAAGCAGGTGTTATTCTATCAGTGTCTAAGCAGAGAGTGCATTTGTGAGCAACCTTATTTTTTATAAATATTGCTCCTATAGGACAAGCAATTGCACACATTCCACAAGCTATACATCTTTCTTTTTCTACAATTGGAATGCCATCTTTTAGATAAATTGCATCAACAGGGCAGATTTCTTTACAAGGAGCTCTTTCACACTGCATACAGAATATAGGAATGCCGTCAACTTTTCTTACTCTACTTTCTCCATGAATCTCTTTGCAGATGTTTATGCAATCATAACATTTGGTGCATTTTTCAGGATTTAAGACAATAATTTTTGGGTTCATCTTACCCCTCCAACAATTTCTTCAGATAATCTAAATACTCATCCTCACTGAGATTTGGGAAGGAATAGATAGTATTTGGCTGGTAATATTTGTCTATAGAAACTGTTATCACATTTGAAAACTGTTTTAAGTGTGTTGCTGCCTGAGCTAAGTAATAGTAAGTTATTCCTGTGAATAAAGCTAAATCATAATCACTATTTGCTAAATATTTCATTATTGCCATTAAATTCATTTCTTCTGGTGTTTTTATTACTTTTAAGTTATATCTCTCAATTAATTTGTTAATTAACTCTTTCTCATCATTCTCTAAGTTCTCTCCCAATATTAAGATTGGTTTTTTAGCCCTTCTAATCATCATTTTAACAAGTGTTGGGGAAGTTATCTCAGCATGAGCTACATTACTTCCAGCTGTTGGGATATAGGCTATAAATCTCTCATCCATCGCTATCACCAGATTCAAAAAATTAAATTAAGTTTTTCAAAAATTTAAAATTTAGATTTTAATCTCTTCAACCATAGAGAGAGTGAAACCCCTCTATTGGAATACTCCTCCAATTTTAAAGTGGGTTGCCCCAATAGGGGCAAAGCTCTATGGGTTTAATACAGTATAGTTGGGTCTTGTGGATATTTTTCAAGAGGTTTCCATCCTTTCTCTTCCAAGTAAGCCATTATCTTATCTTTCATCATGAAAGGAATGTCTTTTTCAGTTCTAACGAATTTTTCTAAATCAGGTGGCATCTTTCCAAAGTATTTTTCATATAAATCAACGTAGTGGTAAATCTTGTTAGCTCTACCTTTTGGATTGTCATTTGGCCTCATACATAGCTTTGGAATCATGCAGATACATTCTTTAACATTTTCAGCAGTTACAATTAGATGTTCAGGAACGGGGTCTATCTCTAAAATTTCTCCTGTTTTTTTATCTTTAACTTTGAATTTCTCTCCATTGCTTAGGTATAGTCTTCTATACTTAGCCCCATGTGGTCCTACAATAACAGGTATTCCCCATCTATTGACTCCAGTAGCAATTGCAGCAGCTTTTTGACTCATAGCTCCCCATGCAACTCCAACAGCTCCAACCTTGTTTAGTATGTAATCAGCAACTTCAGCATAGTTCCCTCTTAACGGAACTTTAGCAAAGATGTTAGCTATTTTTATAGCAGCTCCGGTAATGTGGCAATTTGATAGACAAGAACCACAATTTACAAGCCCTCCTGCTCTGAACTCACCTGGATATTTTTCATATAATGTTTTTCCATCTTTATCCTTCCACATTGCAATTGACATTGCAGCACAACCAGATGTTACAACTATATATTTCCTCTCCAAGAACTCTTTTGCTATTAAGGCAACTTCTTCTTCACCATTTGGATGGTTTGAACAGCCAACTAAAGCAACAACTCCTGGGATGTCTCCAAATACAATTGGTGCCCCAACACTTCTAATTTCAACATCTTTGATAGGCCCTCTTCCAGCTCTTATCTTGAATTTTAAATCTTTGTAATAAGCTTCTCCTACTTTTGTTGTCATGCTAACTATTGGCAAATTCCTTGGACAGATTGTTTCACATCTTCCACAGCTGTAACATTTTTTGTATAAATCAACAAATCCATCAAAATTACCTTGTTTTGCTAAAGTCATTGCTTCTTTAACCTTAAATGCGTTAGGACAGTTTCTGTTACACCATCCACATTCAGTGCATTGCTTTGCCAATTCAACAACTTCATTTAAATCTGGTAGAGTCTTTCTGTCCTTTCTTTCTTTAGCAACTATTTTAGCAACTTCAACAGCAACTTTTCCAACTTTTTCTTCATCTAAAATTAAAGCTGCTCTATTTCTTAATAAGTAGCCAATAATTTCATCTTCACTTAAATGTGAAACATCCTCTAAACCTAAGCACATCTTTTCATTTGTTGCAATCAACACAGCCCCAGTTTTTAAAACCTCTTCTAAAATATCTGTTCTAATACACTGCTCATCTACAACAACAACATCTGCAACTCCACTTCTAACAAACATCAACTGTCTTGATAAAGGCCCAACAATCTTTGCTTTATCTGAAACTCTTGAGATATCTATAGCTGTACAGCAGATACCACAAACCTCTACATCATCTTCCATATTATTTTCTTCTAAATATTCCAATATATAACTACCTGGAACTACATTATGCCCTATACATAAGATAACCGGCTTACTCTTATCTATACAACCAAATCCTAACTCTATCAAAGGAGCGTCTTCATCTCCTTTTGGCATGTTGTAAGCAACTATTTGAGCTATATCTCCAACTTCCCTTGCTAAATCATCAATCATTCCTGCATGGAATGCTTTACTCTCAAAATCTAAGTAATCTCCCTCTTGTCCAGTATGTGCTGCTGATAAGAGATGAGTTATTTGCTCTTCACAATAATCTAAAATTTTCTCTAAATCTCCTAAAGTTTTTGGTCTAATGCCCATGACAGTTCTTGTTATTGGTGCTTCAACCTCTATCTCATTGCCTAAATTAATTGGATAGTCCTTCCCTAACTTTTCAATTAGGTGATGAACTAAATGCCTACTATGCCCTGTGTGACATGCAGTCCCAATACAGCAAGCGATTAAAACTATCCTTGCCTGTTGTGCTTTAATATTTAAACCACAAGCCCCTTTCTTTCCTCTGCTTAAATCACACTTTCCAAATGTACATAAACAACACAAATCACAGATTGGCATATAAAAGGGAGGATATCTTTCCAATAGTTTAAAATCCCAATGTCTTAATGTAGGAACTTTTGGTTTTGGTGTAGGTCCCATTGGTTCCCAATCTTCTTCCTCCTCTGCTTCACCAAACTTTACACTCATTGATATATTGGCGTTTTTCATCTTAACTAAAGGCGTGAGAAGTTTTTTGACATCCATTTCTATGTTATTCCCCATAACCATCACTTCTTAATTGTCATGATTAATCATTATAATTCTAAGGTTAGTTTGTAAGACTTTGATATATAAACTTTGTTATGATGAAAATCTATTTTGGTATGAAAATAAGGATTAAATTTCTCTCTCTAATAAAAAATTACGCATTTCGTAATTTATTTTTAGAAAAATTATAAAAATAAACATCAATTAATTTAAAAAAATAAATAAACATGAAAATAAAAAAATAAAAATTAGGTGAAAGAATTACTTCTTTACATTAAAGTTAATAACTATCTTAACATTTTTCATAATAATCTGAATTCCTCCCTCTTTTGCTAACTTAGTTATCATTTCACCAACTTCAAGCCCTTCTTTCTCTTCTTTTTCAGCTACTACTGTTTCTTCTTTTTCTTCTACCTCTTCAGCAACATCTTCTGATTTCTTAACTATTGGATGTCCTTTCTCTTTCAAGAATTTAACTAACTCATCAGTAGTTTTAACGTCTTCTTCGGTTGCTATCTTATCATACAACTCTTCTGGTATCGCATCTTTAACTCTCTCTTTTAACTCTTTTGGTAACCAAACTACCCTCTCCCAACCACCATCTCCTTGTAAGAATTTAGGTGATTTCATGTATGCTATCGATATACCAACAAACCCTGGAACTTGCTTTCCTCCACTGCATTGCCCAGCAAGAGATGAGAATGGCAATCCGAAAGGAGTTTCTCCCCTAAAGTTTCTATGCACTACTCCAAACCCATCTACATCTAGAATATAGAAGACAATTGCCTCAAAACAACCACAAGATGTACATGGGTTAGTTAAGGCACTATGCAATGCCATTTCTTCTACACTACCCTGCGACCTTTCTCTAACAACGTCATTTATTCCAGAATAAACTCCTAATTTTTCATCTAAACATTCCCCTTTTGGTATCTCAAATATTGGTCCATTAGGGTCTATCTTTGCTGCAGCTCTCGCATCTAAGTAGTTTATACTACCACATAGTGAAGGTCTATCTGGGGTTATAACACATACGTGTGTTGGGGCAAAACTTTGACACATTATACAACCATAGAATACATCAACATCTTCTTCTCTTATAGATTTTGTTTTTTCATCCCTCTTCTTGTAAATTTCTTTTGCTTTTTCTAATTCTTCCTTAACTTTATCAGGGTCGGTTATTATAATTACGTCACATTTTTCTATTATTGGGAAATGCTCTTTAAAGAGCTGTTTTACGACCTCACCAATGTGTTTTAACCTTAGCCCCTTATTAAACGAATTCTTGTTTATCCTAATCCATACTTGGTCTCTCTGGTTTAAGTGCATAACTCCTTCTATGTAATTAAAGAACTCGTGAATTCTTCTCTCTAAAACCCCTTCTAAATCTTCTTCTAAGTTATCACCACTAACTTGAACGATTATAGCGAATGGGTTTCTACTACCTTCTTCCATCTCATCGATATCTTTTCCGATAATTTCAACTTTATCCTCTGCTTTATCGACTACTTTAACTAACTCAAAACCATAACTCTTAGGCCCTGCTAACTCAACATACATGTCAGGACCTCTAACTCTCTCTCCTTCATTCATCGGTCCTACTGAGACAGGGATATCAAACTCAACAACTTTAACCTCAACACCTTTCATTTTTAGAGCATTTTCTATTATGTTATCAATATCTGAACTCTCTAAAGCTCCTTCAATAACTGGCACTTCATTGTTGGTTATAACTGGGACCCCTGCCTTTATACACCCAGCCCCAGCGGCTAAAGTTATATCATCTAACTCACCTAAAGCTACAACAATAGCTGGGACTCTGTTTTTTAAATAATCAATAATCTCTTCCACTTTTCCTGGTTCAATTCCACCAAAGATTAATGGGGCTCTTATAGCTAAGTTTGCTGCGTGTATTGCTGAAGTTATTTCCTCACCAATAGGAACAAGTAATTTATCTAAGCCATATTCAATTCCTGCTTCATCCATTTCTTTAATTATATCCCCAACTAATAATGCCAAAATGTTTCTCTTTTTTATGTCATCAATGAGTTTCTTTAGTTTATCTTTATCCCCAACTTTTCCAATAACTACTAAAATAGCTGGAATCTTACCTTCAACAAGTGGAACCCCCAAACCTCTCAATATCTCATCTGGAATAAAGCCAACATACGGCTCTTTATATGGTTTATCACTCTTTGCATATTTTAATGCCTCAATTGCCTCAGCACATATTAAAGTTACAACACCAGCATCTAAGGCATTTTCTAAGCTCTCTTCTTCTTTTATTTCAAGTGAATTAATTAATTCTTTTAAATCTTTAACTGTCTCTACTTTTTTTCCTAAAAGTCCATATATAATTGGCAGATTGTAGTTTGTTCCAGGATATGATACCTTTAAATTATCATCTTCCTTCTCTAAAATCTCTTTTGTTAGCTTTAGAGCTGTTTTTCCACCTTCTATTATGTTGCTTACAACCATCATTTCACCATATAATTAAATTTTTGAATATTTAATTTTAACATAAGTTTTTCAATTTTAAGTTTATGCATTACTATATATAGCTACTACGCAATGCGAAATTTTTATGCAAATTATTTTCTACAAAATTATAAAATTTGAGATAAAAGTAGCAAAAACCTAAACATTAATTAAAAATTTTTATGAGTTGCAAAATAGAAAATAGGGCTTTTTTAAATGTTTCTATTTGATTTCTTTGGTAATATTTGATTTTTTTATTTATTAATGAAGTAATAAAATTTTATATTGGCATCTTACTACCATCTTTAAAAGTCCTTAATACGAGAGTTACCTTACATCCGTTAACATTAACTAATGGATATATCTTCTCTGCCAAAAAGTTCCCTAAACTTTCCATATCCTTTAAAATTGCTATACAGACAGCATCATATTCTCCAGTTGTTTGATAAAGCTCTACAATTTCATCAAGCTCTTTTAATTTATTGAGCGTTTCTTCAACCTTAGATGGCTTTATATATAAACCTAAAATAGCCACAACTTCAAACCCTAAATTTTTTGGATTTATGGATGCATGAAAACCTGTTATAATACCATTTTCAATCATTTTTTTTACTCTATTTCTTACAGTCCCCTCACTAATCCCCAATTCCCTCCCAATCTCTCTAAATGATTTTCTGGCATTTTCATTTAAAATTCTTAGGATTTTTAAATCAATCCTGTCAATCATTTAATCACCAATACAATCTATCTTCAATCTTTACCAAAAATTCGCAGTATTCATCCCCATTACCACAGCATTTTACTTCAACAGCATTAACTTTCCTTCTCAGCTTTTTTTCTAAGGTTCCTGCTATTAATCCTGCTTCAAAATGACATAGAGTTGTGCCAACATTTGGAACGTTATGGCAAGAGATGCAATCTTTTAAAATTAACACCATTTCATCTTCATCAACTTTTTTTGTCTCTAAAATTCCAATCTTTGCCTTCTTTAATATCTCTGCAAAGCTTTCAAGTAAGTTAGATTCATCAACACATCTGGAAATTACTTCCTTACCAATGTCTTTTCCAATATTGTAAATTATTGCTTCAATTCCACAACCAGCGGTTAAAACCCCTATCCTTACTGCCTGAAATATAGATAAAGGTATTAAATTTCCTAATGTTCTCTCTGGGGGGTTATTATTTATTAAATCTTTAATATCTTTCCTGATTTTTTTATGCAAAAGTTCTTTGTCCATGCTATCCCTCATATAGTCAATAATTTATATGATGATGATTTACTCATTAAGTAAAACTTATTTATTCTGATACTATGTTTAGAGATATTGCATTTGAATTTTTTATAATGATTGCCTTAGGTATTTTTATTGGTTATATGGTGGCTAAATATACAGATAATAATTTGTGGATAGTTGTCTTTTTATTATTTGGCATTTTCTGTGCATTTGGAAGGTTATTTAAAATGATTAAAGATTATGAAAAAGGTGATTTTATTGGAAAAAACTCAGGAAAAAAAGATAAATAATATAGAAGGAGAGCTTATAGTTAGAGAAGATGCTGAAACAAACTGGAATTACGGATGTGACCCATATAAAAGAAAAATAGATGATTTAATAAAATATGGTGTTGTTGTAGTTGATAAACCAAGAGGTCCAACATCTCATGAGGTTTCAACATGGGTAAAGAAAATCTTAAACTTAGATAAAGCTGGACATGGTGGGACATTAGACCCAAAGGTTACTGGTGTTTTGCCTGTTGCGTTAGAGAAGGCTACAAAAACAATACCAATGTGGCATATTCCGCCTAAAGAATATATCTGCCTAATGCATCTACATAGGGATGCTTCCGAAGAAGATATATTGAGAGTCTTTAAAGAATTTACAGGAAGGATTTATCAAAGACCACCATTAAAAGCGGCTGTTAAAAGAAGATTGAGGATTAGGAGGATTCATGAGTTAGAATTATTAGATAAAGATGGTAAGGATGTTTTATTTAGGGTTAAATGCCAATCTGGGACTTATATAAGGAAATTATGTGAAGATATAGGGGAAGCGTTAGGAACATCTGCCCACATGCAAGAGCTAAGAAGAGTTAAAAGTGGATGCTTTGAAGAGAAAGATGCTGTTTGTCTGCAAGATTTAGTTGATGCATATCATTTTTGGAAAGAAGATGGAGATGAAGAGGAGTTAAGGAGAGTAATAAAACCAATGGAATATGGATTGAGACATTTAAAGAAAGTTGTTGTTAAGGATTCTGCTGTTGATGCTATTTGCCATGGAGCAGATGTTTATGTTAGGGGGATAGCTAAATTGAGTAAAGGTATTGGAAAGGGAGAAACAGTTTTAGTTGAGACGTTGAAAGGAGAAGCAATTGGAGTAGGAAAGGCATTAATGAACACAAAAGAGATTTTAAATGCAGATAAAGGCATTGCTGTTGATGTTGAAAGAGTTTATATGGATAGGGGAACGTATCCAAGGATGTGGAAAAGAAGGAAGTGAAATTAAAAATGGTGATTTAAAATGAAATTCTTTAACAGAGAAAAAGAAATTAACGAAATTTTATCAATCTTAGAAGGAGAACCAAATAGTATTTATTTCATCTATGGCTCTATAAATAGCGGCAAAACAACTTTAATAAAGCACATAATAGAAAATAAACTAACTGATGATTATAAGGTTTTCTACATTAATTTTAGAACCTATTTAATCTCAGAAAAGAGAGAATTTATTGAGGCAATTTTTACTACTAAAAAAGATGATTTTTTTGAGAAGATAAAGGATAAAAATGAAGTTTTAAATTTGATAACAAAAGGAGCTAAGATTTTAACCGGTATTCCAATACCAGAAATTGAATTTGATAAACTATTTGAAGAGAAGATAAACGATGCCTTCCAATACTTAAACAGCTTATTGTTGGCTGTTAAAAAGAGTGGGAAAAAGCCGATATTAATCTTTGATGAGCTTCAAATGATTAAAGATGTTGTTTTAAATGGACAAAAATATTTATTAAAAGAATTGTTTCAGTTTTTAGTTTCTTTAACTAAAGAACAACATTTATGTCATGTTTTTTGTCTAAG is from Methanocaldococcus bathoardescens and encodes:
- the cdhB gene encoding CO dehydrogenase/acetyl-CoA synthase complex subunit epsilon, giving the protein MDERFIAYIPTAGSNVAHAEITSPTLVKMMIRRAKKPILILGENLENDEKELINKLIERYNLKVIKTPEEMNLMAIMKYLANSDYDLALFTGITYYYLAQAATHLKQFSNVITVSIDKYYQPNTIYSFPNLSEDEYLDYLKKLLEG
- the acsB gene encoding acetyl-CoA decarbonylase/synthase complex subunit alpha/beta, with amino-acid sequence MVVSNIIEGGKTALKLTKEILEKEDDNLKVSYPGTNYNLPIIYGLLGKKVETVKDLKELINSLEIKEEESLENALDAGVVTLICAEAIEALKYAKSDKPYKEPYVGFIPDEILRGLGVPLVEGKIPAILVVIGKVGDKDKLKKLIDDIKKRNILALLVGDIIKEMDEAGIEYGLDKLLVPIGEEITSAIHAANLAIRAPLIFGGIEPGKVEEIIDYLKNRVPAIVVALGELDDITLAAGAGCIKAGVPVITNNEVPVIEGALESSDIDNIIENALKMKGVEVKVVEFDIPVSVGPMNEGERVRGPDMYVELAGPKSYGFELVKVVDKAEDKVEIIGKDIDEMEEGSRNPFAIIVQVSGDNLEEDLEGVLERRIHEFFNYIEGVMHLNQRDQVWIRINKNSFNKGLRLKHIGEVVKQLFKEHFPIIEKCDVIIITDPDKVKEELEKAKEIYKKRDEKTKSIREEDVDVFYGCIMCQSFAPTHVCVITPDRPSLCGSINYLDARAAAKIDPNGPIFEIPKGECLDEKLGVYSGINDVVRERSQGSVEEMALHSALTNPCTSCGCFEAIVFYILDVDGFGVVHRNFRGETPFGLPFSSLAGQCSGGKQVPGFVGISIAYMKSPKFLQGDGGWERVVWLPKELKERVKDAIPEELYDKIATEEDVKTTDELVKFLKEKGHPIVKKSEDVAEEVEEKEETVVAEKEEKEGLEVGEMITKLAKEGGIQIIMKNVKIVINFNVKK
- the cdhC gene encoding CO dehydrogenase/CO-methylating acetyl-CoA synthase complex subunit beta — translated: MFDDIPVSVGPMNEGERVRGPDMYVELAGPKSYGFELVKVVDKAEDKVEIIGKDIDEMEEGSRNPFAIIVQVSGDNLEEDLEGVLERRIHEFFNYIEGVMHLNQRDQVWIRINKNSFGKGLRLEHVGKVVQRLFKAEFPFIEKCDVILITDPDKVKEELEKAREIYNNRDERTRALHEEDVDVFYGCIMCQSFAPTHVCVITPDRPALCGGINYLDARAAAKIDPNGPIFEIPKGECLDEKLGIYSGVNDVVRERSQGTVEEVTLHSGLEKPCTSCGCFEAVAFYIPEVDGFGIAHRGFKGETPMGIPFSTLAGQCSGGKQVPGFVGISIAYMKSPKFLQGDGGWERVVWLPKELKERVKDAIPEELYDKIATEEDVKTTDELVKFLKEKGHPCAERIGVESKAVGEEEEVEEEMEEAEGIEVPTMTLPGTFAGLPPGIKIVLYNAVIKAEKIIITKEEPEKKKKKN
- a CDS encoding AtpZ/AtpI family protein yields the protein MFRDIAFEFFIMIALGIFIGYMVAKYTDNNLWIVVFLLFGIFCAFGRLFKMIKDYEKGDFIGKNSGKKDK
- the ptr1 gene encoding HTH-type transcriptional regulator Ptr1; this translates as MIDRIDLKILRILNENARKSFREIGRELGISEGTVRNRVKKMIENGIITGFHASINPKNLGFEVVAILGLYIKPSKVEETLNKLKELDEIVELYQTTGEYDAVCIAILKDMESLGNFLAEKIYPLVNVNGCKVTLVLRTFKDGSKMPI
- the cdhA gene encoding CO dehydrogenase/acetyl-CoA synthase complex subunit alpha, whose product is MVMGNNIEMDVKKLLTPLVKMKNANISMSVKFGEAEEEEDWEPMGPTPKPKVPTLRHWDFKLLERYPPFYMPICDLCCLCTFGKCDLSRGKKGACGLNIKAQQARIVLIACCIGTACHTGHSRHLVHHLIEKLGKDYPINLGNEIEVEAPITRTVMGIRPKTLGDLEKILDYCEEQITHLLSAAHTGQEGDYLDFESKAFHAGMIDDLAREVGDIAQIVAYNMPKGDEDAPLIELGFGCIDKSKPVILCIGHNVVPGSYILEYLEENNMEDDVEVCGICCTAIDISRVSDKAKIVGPLSRQLMFVRSGVADVVVVDEQCIRTDILEEVLKTGAVLIATNEKMCLGLEDVSHLSEDEIIGYLLRNRAALILDEEKVGKVAVEVAKIVAKERKDRKTLPDLNEVVELAKQCTECGWCNRNCPNAFKVKEAMTLAKQGNFDGFVDLYKKCYSCGRCETICPRNLPIVSMTTKVGEAYYKDLKFKIRAGRGPIKDVEIRSVGAPIVFGDIPGVVALVGCSNHPNGEEEVALIAKEFLERKYIVVTSGCAAMSIAMWKDKDGKTLYEKYPGEFRAGGLVNCGSCLSNCHITGAAIKIANIFAKVPLRGNYAEVADYILNKVGAVGVAWGAMSQKAAAIATGVNRWGIPVIVGPHGAKYRRLYLSNGEKFKVKDKKTGEILEIDPVPEHLIVTAENVKECICMIPKLCMRPNDNPKGRANKIYHYVDLYEKYFGKMPPDLEKFVRTEKDIPFMMKDKIMAYLEEKGWKPLEKYPQDPTILY
- a CDS encoding ATP-binding protein, with amino-acid sequence MKFFNREKEINEILSILEGEPNSIYFIYGSINSGKTTLIKHIIENKLTDDYKVFYINFRTYLISEKREFIEAIFTTKKDDFFEKIKDKNEVLNLITKGAKILTGIPIPEIEFDKLFEEKINDAFQYLNSLLLAVKKSGKKPILIFDELQMIKDVVLNGQKYLLKELFQFLVSLTKEQHLCHVFCLSSDSLFIEYVYNTGELEGRVKYLLVDDFDKETAIKFIDFLSENILNKRLSDDEKELIYSYVGGKPIYIYNVIDEMRYKELKEILDYMLKEETSKLNMFLEILEYSKPKVEIGDEKIEINKEDIVSALRLFKERYEIPKKEISMPVYIYLIKKNILFLNPIEGILRPQSFLIWNAIKRVL
- a CDS encoding V4R domain-containing protein encodes the protein MDKELLHKKIRKDIKDLINNNPPERTLGNLIPLSIFQAVRIGVLTAGCGIEAIIYNIGKDIGKEVISRCVDESNLLESFAEILKKAKIGILETKKVDEDEMVLILKDCISCHNVPNVGTTLCHFEAGLIAGTLEKKLRRKVNAVEVKCCGNGDEYCEFLVKIEDRLYW
- a CDS encoding RNA-guided pseudouridylation complex pseudouridine synthase subunit Cbf5, whose translation is MILLEKTQEKKINNIEGELIVREDAETNWNYGCDPYKRKIDDLIKYGVVVVDKPRGPTSHEVSTWVKKILNLDKAGHGGTLDPKVTGVLPVALEKATKTIPMWHIPPKEYICLMHLHRDASEEDILRVFKEFTGRIYQRPPLKAAVKRRLRIRRIHELELLDKDGKDVLFRVKCQSGTYIRKLCEDIGEALGTSAHMQELRRVKSGCFEEKDAVCLQDLVDAYHFWKEDGDEEELRRVIKPMEYGLRHLKKVVVKDSAVDAICHGADVYVRGIAKLSKGIGKGETVLVETLKGEAIGVGKALMNTKEILNADKGIAVDVERVYMDRGTYPRMWKRRK
- a CDS encoding 4Fe-4S dicluster domain-containing protein; this translates as MNPKIIVLNPEKCTKCYDCINICKEIHGESRVRKVDGIPIFCMQCERAPCKEICPVDAIYLKDGIPIVEKERCIACGMCAIACPIGAIFIKNKVAHKCTLCLDTDRITPACIEACKDNALLLVSEETLDMMKEEKRKKILKILREEAKEKL